In the Megasphaera vaginalis (ex Bordigoni et al. 2020) genome, one interval contains:
- the nifJ gene encoding pyruvate:ferredoxin (flavodoxin) oxidoreductase, giving the protein MSKFKTMDGNEAAAWASYAFTEVAAIYPITPSSPMAEHVDDWAAAGMKNLFGSTVKVVEMQSEAGAAGAFHGSLQAGAMTTTYTASQGFLLMIPNMYKVAGELLPGVFHVAARALANHALSIFGDHQDVMSARASGCCLLAESNVQEVMDLAGVAHLAALKGRLPFINFFDGFRTSHEIQKVEVMDFENYRDLVDWDALNDFRKRALNPDAPQVRGTAENPDIYFQHCEANNKFYEAMPDIVEEYMDKISEITGRTYKPFNYVGAPDAERVIVSMGSLSDVVKQAVKYLVGQGEKVGAINVHLYRPFSAKHLAAVLPKTVKKIAVIDRTKEPGSLGEPLYLDIVDYVKESGLAIDLIGGRAGLGSKDVVPEDILPVFEELNKEHSLNGFTIGIVDDVTNLSLARAPKMPMDLTGLTSCKFWGFGSDGTVGANKSAIKIIGDHTDMYAQAYFAYDSKKSGGVTISHLRFGTQPIEMPYLIDAADYIACHRQSYVRRFDLLRGVKDGGTFMLNCTWTDEELEKELPAKIKRDIAKNHVKFYTLNGDAIGQKLGLGTRINMVMQAAFFALAKVIPLEDAVKYLKDSIVKSYGKKGQKVVDMNWAAVDAGVGEFHEVQYPASWADAVDEVVAGRPTSEYFENVAAPVLGQIGDDLKVSDFVGREDGTMPSGTSKFEKAGPALHVPAWDSEKCIGCTQCSFVCPHATIRPVLTTKEETAAAPAGYKVAPKAKSGKEYDFAIVVDQLDCLECGSCVNVCPVKALTMVPNTDEERAKMDLWYYGTETVTPKANPQNKKTVIGSQFETPLLEFSGACAGCGETPYVKLVTQLFGDRMMIANATGCSSIWGASAPVAPYTTNAAGHGPSWANSLFEDAAEFGLGMFIGVDKVRQDMAAKVEEAKAVASPELQAALSDWAANLMEGEGSRERADKVEALLKAEAAGKAILEEFLEKKQFLVKRSHWIIGGDGWSYDIGYGGVDHVLASDQDINVLVLDTEVYSNTGGQSSKATPTAAIAQFAASGKRTKKKDLGMMAISYGYVYVAQVSMGADKNQLMKAINEAEAYHGPSLVICYAPCINHGIRKGMGKSQEEEKLAVSCGYWDLFRYNPDLAAQGKNPFSLDSKEPDYTKFQEFLQGEVRYASLAKAFPDMAQSLYEKTEADAKARRQTYVRFQSGFEG; this is encoded by the coding sequence ATGAGCAAATTTAAAACCATGGATGGTAATGAAGCGGCTGCATGGGCGTCCTATGCATTTACCGAAGTTGCTGCAATTTACCCGATTACACCGTCTTCTCCTATGGCTGAACATGTCGATGATTGGGCAGCTGCCGGTATGAAAAACCTTTTCGGCAGCACCGTAAAAGTCGTTGAAATGCAGTCTGAAGCCGGTGCAGCAGGTGCGTTCCACGGTTCTTTGCAGGCCGGTGCCATGACCACCACATATACAGCTTCGCAAGGGTTTTTATTGATGATTCCGAATATGTATAAAGTTGCCGGCGAATTGCTTCCCGGTGTCTTCCATGTAGCTGCTCGTGCTTTGGCTAATCATGCGTTGAGCATTTTCGGCGATCACCAGGACGTCATGTCCGCTCGCGCTTCGGGATGCTGTCTTTTGGCCGAATCCAATGTACAGGAAGTAATGGATCTGGCCGGCGTTGCTCATTTGGCCGCTCTGAAAGGCCGTTTGCCTTTCATCAACTTCTTTGACGGTTTCCGCACATCCCATGAAATTCAAAAAGTTGAAGTCATGGATTTTGAAAACTATCGCGATTTGGTAGATTGGGATGCGTTGAACGATTTCCGCAAGCGCGCCTTGAATCCGGATGCTCCTCAGGTTCGCGGCACTGCTGAAAACCCGGATATTTACTTCCAGCATTGTGAAGCAAATAACAAGTTCTACGAAGCGATGCCGGACATTGTTGAAGAATACATGGATAAGATTTCTGAAATCACCGGCCGTACATATAAGCCTTTCAATTATGTAGGCGCTCCTGATGCGGAACGCGTTATCGTTTCCATGGGTTCCTTATCGGACGTTGTAAAACAGGCTGTCAAATATCTCGTCGGTCAGGGCGAAAAAGTCGGGGCCATCAACGTTCATCTCTATCGTCCGTTCTCGGCCAAGCATTTGGCCGCCGTATTGCCGAAAACGGTTAAAAAGATCGCCGTTATCGACCGTACGAAAGAACCGGGTTCTCTCGGTGAACCCCTTTATTTGGACATCGTCGATTATGTCAAGGAAAGCGGTCTGGCCATTGATTTGATTGGCGGCCGTGCCGGTCTCGGCTCCAAAGACGTTGTTCCTGAAGATATTCTCCCCGTCTTTGAAGAACTCAATAAAGAACATTCTCTTAACGGCTTTACGATCGGTATCGTTGATGACGTTACGAATCTTTCCCTGGCACGGGCACCGAAGATGCCGATGGATCTGACGGGCCTGACATCTTGCAAATTCTGGGGATTCGGCTCCGACGGTACTGTTGGCGCCAATAAATCGGCCATCAAGATTATCGGCGACCACACGGACATGTATGCTCAGGCATATTTTGCCTATGATTCCAAGAAATCCGGCGGTGTCACGATTTCTCACTTGCGGTTCGGGACACAGCCGATTGAAATGCCGTATCTGATTGACGCAGCCGACTACATTGCCTGCCACCGTCAATCTTATGTACGTCGCTTCGATTTGCTCCGCGGCGTTAAAGACGGCGGTACGTTCATGCTGAACTGTACCTGGACGGACGAAGAATTGGAAAAAGAACTTCCTGCAAAGATTAAACGCGATATCGCTAAGAATCACGTTAAGTTCTACACGCTGAACGGTGATGCCATCGGCCAGAAACTCGGCCTCGGCACGCGTATCAACATGGTTATGCAGGCTGCTTTCTTTGCCTTGGCAAAGGTTATTCCTCTCGAAGATGCCGTTAAATATTTGAAAGACTCCATTGTCAAGAGCTATGGCAAGAAGGGGCAGAAGGTTGTTGACATGAACTGGGCTGCCGTTGATGCCGGTGTCGGTGAATTCCATGAAGTACAGTATCCTGCTTCTTGGGCTGATGCTGTTGATGAAGTGGTAGCGGGCCGTCCGACGAGCGAATATTTTGAAAATGTTGCAGCGCCCGTTCTCGGTCAGATCGGTGATGATTTGAAAGTATCCGACTTCGTAGGTCGTGAAGACGGTACGATGCCGTCGGGCACTTCTAAATTTGAAAAAGCCGGCCCGGCTCTGCATGTACCGGCTTGGGACAGCGAAAAATGTATCGGTTGTACGCAGTGCTCTTTTGTATGTCCTCATGCTACTATTCGCCCTGTTTTGACGACAAAAGAAGAAACGGCTGCAGCTCCGGCAGGGTATAAAGTTGCTCCGAAAGCAAAATCTGGCAAAGAATATGATTTCGCGATTGTCGTTGACCAACTTGACTGTCTCGAATGCGGCAGTTGTGTAAATGTTTGCCCTGTCAAGGCGTTGACGATGGTACCGAATACGGACGAAGAACGCGCTAAGATGGATCTTTGGTACTATGGCACGGAAACGGTAACGCCGAAAGCTAATCCGCAGAACAAGAAGACCGTTATCGGTTCTCAGTTCGAAACGCCTCTCCTCGAATTCTCCGGCGCTTGCGCCGGTTGCGGCGAAACACCGTATGTCAAACTCGTTACGCAACTCTTCGGCGATCGCATGATGATTGCCAATGCAACGGGCTGCTCCTCCATTTGGGGTGCATCCGCTCCGGTTGCTCCGTATACGACTAATGCCGCAGGTCATGGTCCTTCCTGGGCGAACAGCCTTTTCGAAGATGCTGCTGAATTCGGTCTCGGCATGTTCATCGGTGTAGATAAGGTTCGTCAGGATATGGCTGCTAAAGTTGAAGAAGCCAAAGCTGTTGCTTCTCCGGAACTTCAGGCTGCTCTCAGCGACTGGGCTGCCAACCTCATGGAAGGCGAAGGGAGCCGTGAACGCGCTGATAAAGTGGAAGCTCTCCTGAAGGCTGAAGCTGCAGGCAAGGCAATCCTCGAAGAATTCCTCGAAAAGAAACAGTTCCTCGTAAAACGTTCCCACTGGATCATCGGCGGTGACGGCTGGTCCTACGATATCGGTTACGGCGGTGTCGATCATGTCCTCGCTTCTGATCAGGACATCAATGTCCTTGTTCTCGATACGGAAGTATATTCCAATACGGGCGGCCAGTCTTCCAAGGCTACGCCGACGGCTGCTATCGCGCAGTTCGCCGCATCCGGCAAGCGGACGAAGAAGAAGGACCTCGGGATGATGGCTATTTCCTACGGATATGTCTATGTGGCTCAGGTATCCATGGGAGCCGATAAGAATCAGCTCATGAAAGCAATCAACGAAGCTGAAGCGTATCATGGCCCGTCTCTCGTTATTTGCTACGCTCCTTGCATTAACCACGGTATCCGCAAGGGCATGGGCAAGAGCCAGGAAGAAGAAAAACTCGCCGTATCCTGCGGTTACTGGGATCTTTTCCGGTACAATCCGGATCTGGCAGCTCAAGGCAAGAATCCGTTCAGTCTCGATTCGAAAGAACCGGACTACACGAAGTTCCAGGAATTCCTCCAGGGAGAAGTTCGTTATGCTTCCTTGGCAAAGGCGTTCCCCGATATGGCACAGTCTCTTTATGAAAAGACTGAAGCCGACGCTAAAGCCCGCCGTCAGACATATGTACGTTTCCAGAGCGGTTTTGAAGGCTAA
- a CDS encoding lysophospholipid acyltransferase family protein, with protein MYILMKCLSFLLCHLPLSWSHAFGRWLGHFFWAFVPKKRKLLAQRQILDCAITDDPDEAMAIGKASALRFGPMIVEVLLFPRYRGREKLREIVEIRGREYLDPLIENPAGGVFMASHAGNWELLGAVMATEGLRLISVAQEQNNAGADRFINEYRQMQKQHVTYKTGIRDMIRFLRDGYYIGLLMDQDPGYAGIMVKLFGKDTLTADGPAKFAVLGNYPVVPVFIHEDRPYHHCIEVLPPVYPFACDKEYTKEEKKERTYSLTQELNLILENRIRTYPEDWFWLHNRWKWTDRYKAKKAGKNEKENSI; from the coding sequence ATGTATATATTGATGAAATGTCTGAGTTTTTTACTCTGTCATCTCCCTCTTTCCTGGAGTCATGCATTCGGCCGCTGGCTGGGGCATTTCTTTTGGGCCTTCGTTCCCAAGAAGAGGAAGCTCTTGGCGCAGCGGCAGATCCTGGATTGCGCTATTACAGATGATCCTGACGAAGCGATGGCGATCGGCAAGGCCAGCGCCCTGCGTTTTGGCCCGATGATCGTGGAAGTCTTGCTCTTTCCGCGGTATCGCGGCAGAGAAAAGCTGCGTGAAATAGTCGAGATCAGGGGCAGAGAATACCTGGATCCACTCATCGAAAATCCGGCAGGCGGTGTCTTTATGGCTTCCCATGCCGGCAATTGGGAGCTCCTGGGCGCCGTTATGGCGACAGAAGGGCTGCGCTTGATTTCTGTTGCGCAAGAGCAAAACAATGCCGGCGCCGATCGCTTTATCAATGAGTACAGGCAGATGCAAAAGCAGCACGTAACGTATAAAACCGGTATTCGAGATATGATCCGCTTTTTGCGGGACGGTTATTATATCGGACTCTTAATGGATCAGGACCCTGGTTATGCCGGCATTATGGTAAAACTTTTCGGCAAGGATACGCTCACTGCTGACGGACCTGCGAAATTCGCTGTATTGGGTAACTACCCCGTCGTGCCGGTGTTCATTCATGAAGACCGGCCATACCACCATTGCATAGAAGTATTGCCGCCTGTATATCCTTTCGCATGTGACAAAGAATACACGAAAGAAGAAAAAAAAGAACGCACGTATTCGCTGACGCAGGAATTGAACCTGATCCTGGAAAACCGTATACGGACGTATCCGGAAGACTGGTTCTGGCTCCATAATCGTTGGAAATGGACAGACCGGTATAAGGCGAAAAAAGCCGGGAAAAATGAAAAGGAAAACAGCATATAA
- a CDS encoding OmpH family outer membrane protein, with the protein MRRKYAVVLGVLIIAAIVAAGIWYSYARGAVFSKATASSARGLTYAYVDLEHVVMSHPRYSTYHRLEMEYNSLLAQYRFEQWNYSRQASLADKALDKFALTDGLAGAALDQELQAKVAIKQTELNDRLQRRYEELMKAHRKNGPLLTEEENLRVVNLQLKLQTASLTAAERQAVQAELQGLLQKSDKTSADAAVPEDVTTAMAAEKEKAAAELTAYAEDVKKELQQRRDDGHELFAAQMGALGERPDPSVWNNEWKEKLEAKEGEMKAEKEAIMTDIREKAAAVAEEQGIDMVFSEYLGTGTALDITDDIIARLA; encoded by the coding sequence ATGAGACGGAAATATGCAGTTGTTCTGGGCGTATTGATCATTGCGGCTATCGTTGCTGCCGGTATTTGGTATTCGTATGCTCGCGGCGCGGTTTTTTCCAAAGCGACCGCTTCTTCCGCACGGGGCCTTACGTATGCATACGTTGACTTGGAGCATGTCGTTATGAGCCATCCGCGCTACAGTACGTATCATCGCCTGGAGATGGAATATAATTCGCTGTTGGCACAGTATCGCTTTGAGCAGTGGAATTATTCGCGGCAGGCTTCGTTGGCCGATAAAGCGCTGGATAAATTTGCGCTTACCGACGGACTGGCCGGCGCCGCCTTAGATCAGGAGCTGCAGGCCAAAGTGGCAATTAAACAGACTGAACTGAATGACCGTTTACAGCGTCGTTATGAGGAACTGATGAAGGCTCACCGGAAAAACGGGCCGTTATTAACGGAAGAAGAGAATTTGCGCGTCGTTAATTTGCAGTTGAAATTACAGACGGCTTCTCTTACTGCGGCAGAGCGGCAGGCGGTTCAGGCGGAATTGCAGGGATTGCTGCAAAAAAGCGACAAGACGAGCGCTGATGCGGCGGTGCCGGAAGACGTGACGACGGCGATGGCGGCAGAGAAGGAAAAAGCCGCTGCGGAGCTGACGGCCTATGCCGAAGATGTAAAGAAAGAATTGCAACAGCGCCGTGACGACGGTCACGAACTTTTTGCCGCGCAGATGGGAGCTTTGGGCGAGCGGCCGGATCCGTCTGTTTGGAACAATGAGTGGAAGGAAAAGTTGGAAGCTAAAGAAGGGGAAATGAAGGCGGAAAAAGAGGCCATCATGACCGATATCCGTGAAAAAGCGGCCGCCGTTGCCGAAGAGCAGGGGATTGATATGGTTTTCAGCGAATACTTGGGCACCGGCACGGCGTTGGATATAACGGATGACATTATTGCCAGACTGGCATAA
- the lpxD gene encoding UDP-3-O-(3-hydroxymyristoyl)glucosamine N-acyltransferase: protein MKKTVRELAQLLNGSVVGDETREVSDVKGLAEAGVSDVTFAVDPYTEYLPQIHAGVIIVEKEVPAGDNTLIVVANPRLAFSQLLVLFHPRQSVVEGIHPTAVIGEDTQLGSGTAVMAYAVIGKNVQIGADCTIYPFVFIGDQVTIGSGSTIYPGAVIHENSVLGERAVIRAHAVIGGEGFGFATNEGKHTRIPQIGNVAIGDDVEIGACTTIDNATLESTKIGSGTKIDNLVHLGHNVEIGEDCFLIAQTGIAGSTKAGNHVIFAGQTGCTGHVTIGDNAVFAGKSGIVGNIKANTVNAGFPARPHIEWSRMQVHLKRLPEMAKTIKALEARLAALEKKD from the coding sequence GTGAAAAAAACAGTACGCGAATTGGCACAATTGCTGAATGGATCCGTTGTTGGCGATGAAACCAGGGAAGTCAGTGATGTAAAGGGACTGGCAGAGGCCGGCGTAAGCGACGTCACCTTTGCCGTCGATCCCTATACGGAATATTTGCCGCAGATTCATGCCGGCGTTATTATCGTCGAAAAAGAAGTGCCTGCCGGCGACAATACGCTGATCGTCGTTGCTAATCCCCGCTTGGCTTTTTCGCAGCTCCTCGTGCTTTTTCATCCGCGTCAATCCGTTGTTGAAGGGATTCATCCGACGGCCGTTATCGGCGAAGATACACAGCTTGGCAGCGGTACTGCCGTAATGGCTTATGCCGTTATCGGCAAAAATGTACAGATCGGCGCCGATTGCACGATATATCCCTTTGTCTTTATTGGCGATCAGGTAACGATCGGCAGCGGTTCCACTATTTATCCCGGCGCCGTTATTCATGAAAACAGTGTTCTCGGCGAACGGGCCGTTATTCGGGCTCATGCCGTTATCGGCGGAGAAGGGTTCGGGTTCGCGACGAACGAAGGCAAACATACACGGATTCCTCAGATCGGGAATGTAGCTATCGGTGACGATGTGGAAATCGGAGCCTGTACGACGATCGATAACGCCACGCTGGAGAGTACCAAAATCGGCAGCGGTACAAAAATCGATAATCTCGTCCATTTGGGGCATAATGTCGAAATCGGTGAAGATTGTTTTCTCATTGCGCAGACCGGGATCGCCGGCAGCACGAAGGCGGGGAACCATGTCATTTTCGCCGGACAGACAGGCTGTACCGGTCATGTTACCATCGGCGACAACGCCGTCTTTGCCGGTAAATCGGGCATCGTCGGCAATATCAAGGCGAATACGGTCAACGCCGGTTTTCCGGCACGTCCTCATATTGAATGGAGCCGGATGCAAGTCCACTTAAAGCGGCTGCCGGAAATGGCAAAGACGATTAAGGCGTTGGAAGCCCGGTTGGCAGCTTTGGAAAAAAAGGATTGA
- a CDS encoding LysR substrate-binding domain-containing protein — MDFHHLKYFVEVADKKSFSKAARTLHISQSAISRTIKALEEELSVVLFMRNAKAVELTDAGAIFLTHAKRVVFMFEHLKVDFENEFKLEQGTVLIGLPPITGAPIFANLLGAFKQEYPQIELDLYEHGSKKVEISVQEGLIDLGIVCTQPKEKEFESFFLSQDPMHVIIHRNNVLSKEKTIPLKKLANESLVLYRDDFNLHDEIIQNCKKIGFQPKIVFETSQRDLMIQTVVADLGVALLPSRLCPNKETSPRIYDSVVVRPLVEPEIMHVLYVIWKRGHYLSHAAQLWLDFVRNKARTISNM, encoded by the coding sequence ATGGATTTTCATCATCTCAAATATTTCGTGGAGGTTGCCGACAAAAAATCTTTCAGCAAAGCGGCTCGAACGCTGCATATCTCGCAGTCGGCCATCAGCCGTACCATCAAAGCCTTGGAAGAGGAACTGAGTGTCGTCCTCTTTATGCGCAACGCCAAAGCCGTTGAACTCACCGATGCAGGCGCCATATTTTTAACGCATGCCAAACGTGTCGTCTTTATGTTTGAGCATTTAAAGGTCGACTTCGAAAATGAGTTCAAATTGGAACAAGGTACGGTCCTGATCGGCTTGCCGCCGATTACAGGCGCGCCTATTTTCGCCAATCTTCTCGGCGCTTTCAAGCAGGAATATCCGCAAATAGAGTTGGATTTATACGAACACGGTTCCAAGAAAGTAGAAATCAGCGTCCAAGAAGGCCTGATCGATTTAGGGATCGTGTGTACACAACCAAAGGAAAAAGAATTTGAATCATTCTTTTTAAGCCAGGATCCGATGCACGTTATCATTCATCGAAATAATGTGCTCAGCAAAGAAAAGACGATTCCGTTGAAAAAGTTGGCCAATGAATCGCTGGTCTTGTATCGAGATGACTTTAACCTCCATGACGAGATCATTCAAAACTGCAAAAAAATAGGTTTTCAGCCTAAAATCGTTTTTGAAACGAGTCAGCGCGATCTGATGATTCAAACAGTTGTCGCGGACCTGGGGGTCGCTCTGCTGCCAAGCCGGCTCTGCCCGAATAAGGAAACGTCGCCCCGTATTTATGATTCCGTCGTGGTCCGGCCTTTAGTGGAACCGGAAATCATGCACGTGCTCTATGTCATTTGGAAGCGCGGCCATTACCTTTCTCATGCCGCTCAGCTTTGGCTTGATTTTGTCCGCAATAAAGCCCGCACTATTTCTAATATGTAA
- a CDS encoding OmpH family outer membrane protein, whose protein sequence is MMSEMGKKKNVKIFSAAVAFIFVLSVAAIAIMQTGNPVNAAPSSNIGVVDMSKVFSPDSEDLANAQKQYQAASQEMQQKFESQSANMTDEQKQQLYLQMQQEMSQKQEEIQKGLQDKVDSAVSDVANTKSLSLVVDKRVVLYGGTDITEQVAKKLSGSSSQ, encoded by the coding sequence ATGATGTCAGAAATGGGTAAGAAAAAAAATGTTAAAATATTTTCTGCTGCTGTAGCGTTTATTTTTGTCTTGAGCGTTGCCGCAATCGCCATCATGCAGACCGGGAATCCCGTCAATGCCGCGCCGTCGAGCAATATCGGTGTTGTTGATATGAGCAAAGTATTTTCTCCGGACAGCGAAGACTTGGCGAATGCACAAAAACAATATCAGGCGGCTTCACAGGAAATGCAGCAGAAATTTGAAAGTCAGTCCGCCAATATGACTGATGAACAGAAACAGCAACTTTATTTGCAGATGCAACAGGAAATGTCACAGAAACAGGAAGAAATTCAAAAGGGGCTGCAAGATAAGGTTGACAGCGCCGTCAGTGATGTTGCCAATACGAAGAGCCTGAGCCTCGTCGTCGATAAACGCGTCGTTCTTTACGGCGGGACGGATATTACGGAACAGGTAGCCAAAAAATTGAGCGGTTCTTCTTCGCAGTAA
- a CDS encoding OmpH family outer membrane protein — translation MKKSGKRLAAAALFMLTTALLSGCGGEDKVGVVDMTRVQKEAPIVQQYKQKTDEKREAANKELQEAQQSMSAEDFQKKEQQVKQELNIYAASMQRQFLSDMQSKLGDIAKEKNVGIVVVKSAVPQGGIDVTDDLIAKMK, via the coding sequence ATGAAGAAATCAGGAAAACGATTAGCGGCGGCAGCACTTTTCATGCTGACGACAGCATTGTTGTCAGGTTGCGGCGGTGAAGATAAAGTCGGCGTCGTCGACATGACGCGGGTACAAAAGGAAGCGCCTATTGTTCAGCAATATAAGCAGAAGACCGATGAAAAACGGGAAGCTGCCAATAAAGAGCTGCAGGAAGCGCAACAATCCATGTCGGCAGAGGATTTTCAGAAAAAGGAACAGCAAGTCAAGCAGGAATTAAATATTTATGCTGCCAGCATGCAGCGTCAATTTTTATCGGATATGCAAAGCAAACTCGGTGATATTGCCAAGGAAAAGAATGTCGGTATCGTTGTCGTGAAGTCTGCCGTTCCGCAAGGCGGTATCGATGTGACGGACGATTTGATCGCGAAGATGAAGTAA
- a CDS encoding BamA/OMP85 family outer membrane protein yields the protein MNTQKKKLLTTMILSAMITCPVWAETSDAGTTGYEPFAEGQNTTVKAAAPLQENERAAVNATVMEKTDATATAAMAGAQSGLTGYETPEELAAIQNGSAVPAAATTPAASSAATPAVTTPAATANTGLTGYETPEEIAARQNGATAAAAPAEEIAPQQAPAETATEENTAAGVLAEPPKGAVPYIGGLGEVQVDSSLPKYPIAILSQAQEAALPYGNLVSDTAMAPYVGKVAASVAISPLPDQAIGEKIKPRLAMRAGDTIDLNYLRHDLNVIGSTGLFSAVVPQVAEIPEGVALTYAVQMNPIVHGIEIKGNESIKTEDLMKAIHVQPETVLNSTILSKDVYEINTMLANSGYLMSHIDSVHIDDQGILHIDMTEGHLEDVIVRGNTKTKTRVITREMRMKKGDVFNKAQASRSVQRIYNTGYFEDVNVRLLPGRKNQNDVIMEIDVAEQKTGTVTIGAGYSQSDGLVGILGLSETNLRGTGDKANINWEFGGHTHSKYNYTFGYTHPWLNDHGDSIGFNIFNREGEYEDYDEKGNSVSQYDKKTSGFNITYGRVRSEYVSDFVTAESKKTEYTGWEGSGYDYKDYPTYLANNFGRTNSLSWSHVYDNRDNVYDPTSGKRLSFTTTWAGHGLGGDFDYYKFLAEERLYYKVGSSQVIAVRLMGGIADGDMPYNDLFTLGGADTLRGYEDDEFRGNKMYAATIEYRYPIVKKVQGVVFADAGSAWGGTENIPWYHESKGIHYSGGIGFRVTTPIGPIRLDYGVGSEGGKFHFSFGGKF from the coding sequence TAAAGGCGGCGGCTCCGCTCCAGGAAAATGAACGGGCAGCTGTCAATGCGACGGTTATGGAAAAGACGGATGCTACGGCGACGGCCGCGATGGCAGGTGCGCAATCGGGGCTGACCGGCTACGAAACGCCGGAAGAATTGGCGGCTATCCAAAACGGCAGCGCCGTTCCCGCGGCGGCAACGACGCCTGCCGCAAGCTCCGCCGCAACGCCTGCGGTAACGACGCCTGCGGCAACCGCCAACACCGGGCTGACCGGTTACGAAACGCCGGAAGAAATCGCCGCCAGACAAAATGGCGCCACTGCTGCGGCCGCACCGGCTGAGGAGATAGCTCCGCAGCAGGCTCCGGCAGAAACGGCGACCGAAGAAAATACGGCTGCCGGTGTGCTGGCTGAACCGCCTAAGGGCGCCGTACCCTATATCGGCGGGTTAGGCGAAGTGCAAGTCGATTCTTCTCTGCCCAAGTACCCGATAGCGATACTTTCACAGGCGCAGGAAGCGGCGTTACCTTACGGCAATTTGGTCAGCGATACGGCGATGGCGCCGTATGTCGGCAAGGTTGCCGCATCCGTGGCAATCAGCCCGCTGCCGGATCAGGCGATCGGCGAAAAAATAAAGCCGCGCCTGGCTATGCGTGCCGGTGATACGATCGATTTGAATTATTTGCGCCACGACTTGAATGTCATCGGTTCAACGGGGCTGTTTTCCGCTGTCGTGCCGCAAGTCGCGGAAATACCGGAAGGCGTTGCGCTGACCTATGCCGTGCAGATGAATCCTATCGTTCACGGCATTGAAATCAAGGGGAATGAATCGATCAAAACGGAAGATCTGATGAAGGCGATTCATGTGCAGCCGGAGACCGTTCTGAATTCGACGATTCTCAGCAAGGATGTATATGAAATCAATACGATGTTGGCCAATTCCGGGTATTTGATGAGCCACATTGATTCCGTTCATATCGACGATCAAGGTATCCTGCACATTGATATGACAGAAGGTCATCTGGAAGATGTCATTGTCAGAGGCAATACGAAAACGAAGACACGTGTCATTACGCGGGAAATGCGCATGAAGAAAGGCGACGTGTTTAATAAGGCTCAGGCCAGCCGCAGCGTGCAGCGGATTTATAATACCGGCTATTTTGAAGACGTCAACGTTCGTCTCCTGCCGGGGCGTAAAAATCAAAATGACGTCATCATGGAAATCGACGTGGCCGAACAGAAAACGGGTACCGTTACTATCGGTGCGGGCTATTCCCAGTCAGACGGTCTGGTCGGCATTCTCGGCTTGAGTGAAACGAATCTGCGCGGTACAGGCGATAAGGCGAATATCAACTGGGAGTTCGGCGGCCATACGCATTCCAAATATAATTATACTTTCGGTTATACGCATCCGTGGCTTAACGATCACGGCGATTCCATCGGATTCAATATCTTCAACCGTGAAGGAGAGTACGAAGATTACGATGAAAAGGGGAATTCCGTATCCCAGTATGATAAGAAAACGTCAGGCTTCAATATCACTTACGGCCGTGTCCGCAGTGAATATGTCAGCGATTTTGTAACGGCAGAGTCGAAAAAGACGGAATATACAGGCTGGGAAGGCAGCGGTTATGACTATAAGGATTATCCCACGTATTTAGCAAATAACTTCGGTCGCACGAACAGTCTTTCGTGGTCCCATGTCTATGACAACCGCGATAACGTTTATGACCCGACGTCAGGTAAGCGCCTCTCCTTTACGACGACTTGGGCCGGGCACGGCTTGGGCGGTGACTTTGATTACTATAAGTTTCTTGCCGAAGAACGGCTCTATTATAAAGTCGGCAGTTCCCAGGTCATTGCTGTCCGCCTGATGGGCGGGATCGCAGACGGTGATATGCCGTATAATGATCTCTTCACCTTGGGCGGCGCCGATACGCTGCGCGGTTATGAAGACGATGAATTCCGCGGCAATAAGATGTATGCCGCGACGATCGAGTACCGGTACCCCATCGTCAAGAAGGTGCAAGGCGTCGTATTTGCCGATGCCGGTTCGGCATGGGGCGGCACGGAAAATATTCCGTGGTACCATGAAAGCAAAGGGATCCATTATTCCGGCGGTATCGGTTTCCGGGTCACGACGCCGATCGGGCCGATCCGTCTCGATTACGGTGTAGGTTCTGAAGGCGGCAAGTTCCACTTCAGCTTCGGCGGCAAGTTCTAG